One genomic region from Terriglobia bacterium encodes:
- a CDS encoding MarR family transcriptional regulator yields the protein MVNPGIREFRKHLRVIERAVGSLLKEGTSCCEVTLAQCHALLEIAETGETSIVDLSERLGLDTSTLSRTVDSLVKAGYVSREIDPENRRYVQLHLTDAGKGKVEFIDDSCDRFYTDLLARIPKSQRPMLAESVKLLASMLAGTSGASCDPGGCRVPATARKRGNRHGKRE from the coding sequence ATGGTAAATCCGGGCATTCGGGAGTTCAGGAAGCACTTGCGGGTGATCGAGCGGGCAGTCGGAAGCCTGCTCAAGGAGGGAACTTCCTGCTGCGAAGTCACGCTCGCCCAATGTCACGCCCTGCTCGAGATCGCGGAAACGGGGGAAACGAGCATCGTCGATCTGTCCGAGCGGCTGGGGCTGGATACGAGCACGCTCAGCCGGACCGTCGACAGCCTGGTGAAGGCGGGTTATGTAAGCCGGGAGATCGATCCGGAAAACCGGCGCTACGTGCAATTGCATCTAACCGATGCCGGCAAAGGCAAAGTTGAGTTCATTGACGACTCCTGCGACCGGTTCTACACGGACCTGCTGGCCCGCATTCCGAAAAGCCAACGGCCCATGCTGGCGGAATCCGTGAAGTTGCTCGCCTCGATGCTTGCCGGCACATCCGGAGCGTCTTGCGATCCGGGCGGCTGCCGGGTTCCGGCGACAGCGCGCAAAAGGGGGAATCGGCATGGAAAACGAGAATAA